In Burkholderia sp. NRF60-BP8, a single window of DNA contains:
- a CDS encoding Maf-like protein, translating into MPDTVCRPPRLILASSSRYRRALLERLGVPFDVVSPDLDETPRAGETPAATALRLAGAKARAVAATIDAPDGVLVIGSDQVATFDGRQIGKPGTHERALAQLVSMQGREVEFHSALCLYDSRTDDAQIEDIVTHVRFRSLPEAELDAYLRAETPYDVAGSAKSEGLGIALLDAIDSDDPTALVGLPLIALTRMLRAADYPLFAITRGDRA; encoded by the coding sequence ATGCCGGATACCGTTTGCCGCCCGCCGCGGCTGATTCTTGCCTCCAGTTCCCGCTACCGCCGCGCGCTCCTCGAGCGCCTCGGCGTACCGTTCGACGTCGTGTCGCCCGACCTCGACGAAACTCCGCGCGCCGGCGAAACGCCGGCCGCGACCGCGCTGCGTCTCGCCGGCGCGAAGGCGCGCGCCGTGGCCGCGACGATCGACGCACCGGACGGCGTGCTCGTGATCGGGTCGGACCAGGTCGCGACCTTCGACGGGCGCCAGATCGGCAAGCCCGGCACGCATGAGCGCGCGCTCGCGCAGCTCGTGTCGATGCAGGGCCGCGAAGTCGAATTCCATAGCGCGCTCTGCCTGTACGACAGCCGTACGGACGACGCGCAGATCGAGGACATCGTTACGCACGTGCGCTTCCGTTCGCTGCCCGAAGCCGAACTCGACGCCTACCTGCGCGCGGAAACGCCGTACGACGTGGCCGGCAGCGCGAAGTCCGAAGGGCTCGGCATCGCACTGCTCGACGCGATCGACTCGGACGACCCGACCGCGCTCGTCGGCCTGCCGCTGATCGCCCTCACGCGGATGCTGCG